A single region of the Undibacterium piscinae genome encodes:
- a CDS encoding M48 family metallopeptidase, with protein sequence MTVQLDLGGLCIDVVKKNIKNVHLSVYPPSGKVRISAPLYMELDTIRVFAISKLAWIKSQQRKILAQERETPREYLDRESHYLWGKRYLLQIVEKDATPNVELTHGKLILQLRPGTDDGRRQEILDSWYREQIKIAMPDLIAKWEPLLGVSASRIFVQRMKTKWGSCNPSLKNIRLNTDLAKKPPECLEYIVVHELAHLIEPTHNARFTALMELFMPKWRHLREELNRLPVRHEDWDY encoded by the coding sequence ATGACTGTGCAGCTTGATCTTGGCGGCCTTTGTATTGATGTAGTAAAGAAGAACATTAAGAACGTTCATCTTAGTGTCTATCCGCCTTCCGGCAAGGTGCGTATATCAGCGCCGCTATATATGGAATTAGATACGATTCGTGTATTCGCCATCTCTAAGCTCGCATGGATCAAAAGCCAACAGCGCAAAATATTGGCACAGGAACGAGAGACTCCGCGTGAATATTTGGATCGCGAAAGTCATTACTTGTGGGGCAAGCGCTACCTTTTACAAATCGTTGAAAAAGACGCTACTCCAAACGTTGAGCTGACGCATGGCAAGCTTATCTTGCAACTGAGGCCTGGCACTGATGACGGACGTAGACAGGAAATTTTAGACTCTTGGTATCGAGAGCAAATTAAGATCGCGATGCCTGATTTGATTGCAAAATGGGAGCCGCTTTTGGGTGTGAGCGCAAGCCGCATTTTCGTGCAGCGTATGAAGACTAAATGGGGCAGTTGTAACCCAAGTCTGAAAAACATACGATTAAATACTGACCTTGCAAAAAAACCTCCTGAATGCCTTGAATATATCGTCGTGCATGAATTGGCACACTTAATCGAGCCTACTCATAACGCACGATTTACCGCACTTATGGAGCTTTTTATGCCTAAGTGGCGACACCTACGGGAGGAGTTAAATCGTTTGCCTGTGCGTCATGAGGACTGGGATTATTAA